The following nucleotide sequence is from Chloroflexi bacterium ADurb.Bin180.
CGGAACGTGTCAAGGGGTTTGAGACAACTGCGGTACGAAATTAGTGTCGCGCGGTAGTTGTAGCGCGCGGGGGTTCGGGGCATCACCTGGTGGGTTGATGCAGACTTCGGACGGCAGCGCTAGCGGCCGCGGTGGTTGTCGTACGAAGCGTTCCGGGTGCGCGGCGTGAGCCGCGGTGAGTACTGCTTGGCGAGCCGCCAACACCGTCGGCGCTCGACCGTGATGGACCATGGCTGGCGTGAGCAGACCCAATCCCCAGTGATGATGCTCGTGGTTCTGCCAATGAAAGAACTTCCCGCAGAATTCCAGGGCGTGCTCGTAGCTCACGAAGCGCTCCGGGAATTCTGGCCGGTACTTCAAGGTCTTGAACTGGCTCTCCGAGAAGGGGTTGTCGTTGGAGACGTGCGGCCGGCTGTGGGACTTGGTGATCCCCAGCGTGGCCAGCAGTTGGGCTACGGTCTGCGAACGCATCGCTGGCCCGCGATCGCTGTGGATCGTTAGTTGGTCGCGAACCACCCGTTCCTTGACCACCGTCTCACGAATCAGCCGCTCGGCCAGGTCGTCGCTTTCGCGCTGCGCCAGCATCCAGCCCACTACGTAGCGACTGAAGATGTCGAGAATCACGTAGAGGTGGAAGTACTTCCACTTCGCCGGTCCCAGCAGCTTGGTGATATCCCAGGACCAGACCTGATTGGGCGCCGTGGCCCGCAATTGCGGCTTGTGGTAGGTCGGGTGTTGCAGTTGATTGCGCCGCTCGCGGACCTCCTGTTGTTCGTCGAGGATGCGGTACATGGTGCGGATCGAGCAGAGGTACTGCCCCTGGTCCAGCAGCGTGGCATAGACCTCGGCCGGGGCCTTGTCGGCAAACGGTTCGCTGTGGAGGACGTCGCGGACTTGTTGCCGCTCTTGCGCCGACAGGGCACGTGGCGGTTGGGGCCGCGGTGTGGCGACAGTCGTCTGGGGCCTGGGTTGACGTTGCCGGTAGAGCGTGGCTCGCGGCACGCCCAGGCTGCGACAGGCCGCCGCCGTGCCTACCTGGCCCGAAAGTCCCTCGATGGCCTTCATGGCTCGCTCCCGTTGTTCTGCGGCGGCAGGGGAATCCCCAGGATCTCGGAGAGTTTTTTTTGGACCTCGATGATCGTCTCGGCCTGGCGGAGCTTGGCCAAGAGCCGCTGGTTCTCTCGTTGGAGCCGGGCGTTTTCGGCGCGCAAGGGCGTCTCGGGCGAAGCCTTTCGCCCGCGGCGTTTGGGCGTCAGGCCGGCCAGGGTCCCTTCGTCGCGTTGCTGTCGCCAAGTGCTCAGGTGCGAGGAGTACAAGCCTTCGCGGCGCAGCAGTGCCCCGAGCTGGCCGGGCTCGCTACAGCCCTCGGCCTCGCGGAGGATACGCAGCTTGTACTCGGCGGTGAAGCGTCGTCGCACGGGCTTCTCCGGCACGGCCGGGTCAGGGATCGGCCTTCCGTTGCCAGGACCGCCACCCCGCAGGGCCGAGGCGGCGTCGGTGGCAGGCGGAACCTCAGTCGGGCTACGCCCTCCCTCGGTTCCGCCTGCCACCGCCTCTCTCATTCCCAACATCCTTGTTCTCTCCA
It contains:
- a CDS encoding Transposase codes for the protein MERTRMLGMREAVAGGTEGGRSPTEVPPATDAASALRGGGPGNGRPIPDPAVPEKPVRRRFTAEYKLRILREAEGCSEPGQLGALLRREGLYSSHLSTWRQQRDEGTLAGLTPKRRGRKASPETPLRAENARLQRENQRLLAKLRQAETIIEVQKKLSEILGIPLPPQNNGSEP
- a CDS encoding Integrase core domain protein; translation: MKAIEGLSGQVGTAAACRSLGVPRATLYRQRQPRPQTTVATPRPQPPRALSAQERQQVRDVLHSEPFADKAPAEVYATLLDQGQYLCSIRTMYRILDEQQEVRERRNQLQHPTYHKPQLRATAPNQVWSWDITKLLGPAKWKYFHLYVILDIFSRYVVGWMLAQRESDDLAERLIRETVVKERVVRDQLTIHSDRGPAMRSQTVAQLLATLGITKSHSRPHVSNDNPFSESQFKTLKYRPEFPERFVSYEHALEFCGKFFHWQNHEHHHWGLGLLTPAMVHHGRAPTVLAARQAVLTAAHAAHPERFVRQPPRPLALPSEVCINPPGDAPNPRALQLPRDTNFVPQLSQTP